A stretch of the Diadema setosum chromosome 16, eeDiaSeto1, whole genome shotgun sequence genome encodes the following:
- the LOC140239509 gene encoding gastrin-releasing peptide receptor-like has translation MNTSERALLDDNTDLPDFTATEPNYSILWDSVCSSVDHTYLPSAIFVGLLSILGITAHIGLLVITCMNKSLRTPSSLFLISVIWGDLMYLILRAPLIVRKLLGPLCWRGSLLSCKTHLYFEAVTQYVCILSLTALSVERYMAVVRGLESRQINSKHFRMIGAVGTWLLALVLAIPSAVIAHTYTPMRICSNTKLNNPYGLLYDIYGFISMYFIPLLMISVLYISIAVTLYRSSHIMLNNARQDTTNRRQTSQRKRLAIIFVLITVSFAVLWMPHFIYRLWVQTESFLGNDLPHSKSFEEIAAISALLNASLDPYIVFAMSTVYRKSLSKCCQKQSGYCCEKSENHNRNNLNRSSNYHRSSVTIMTSLKASQSAFPPLRRNSPSTTTTDTAL, from the coding sequence ATGAATACTAGTGAGAGAGCTCTGCTCGATGACAACACTGACCTCCCCGATTTCACAGCCACAGAGCCAAACTACTCAATTCTCTGGGACTCTGTGTGTTCCTCGGTGGACCACACGTACCTGCCTAGCGCCATCTTTGTCGGCTTGCTAAGCATCCTCGGTATCACTGCTCACATTGGCCTTCTGGTGATCACATGCATGAACAAGTCGCTTCGTACGCCTTCGAGCCTCTTTCTCATCAGCGTCATATGGGGAGACCTGATGTACCTGATCCTTCGAGCGCCACTTATCGTCCGCAAACTTCTTGGACCGCTTTGCTGGAGAGGCAGCTTACTATCCTGTAAAACTCATCTCTACTTTGAGGCTGTGACACAGTACGTTTGCATCCTCTCCCTGACGGCACTGAGTGTCGAACGATACATGGCAGTGGTACGCGGCTTGGAATCTCGACAAATTAACAGCAAGCATTTCAGGATGATCGGAGCCGTTGGAACATGGCTGCTGGCTTTAGTCTTGGCGATTCCTTCGGCTGTgattgcacacacatacactccgATGCGTATCTGCTCGAACACGAAATTGAATAACCCGTACGGCTTACTTTATGATATTTACGGTTTCATCTCTATGTACTTCATCCCATTGCTAATGATCAGTGTGCTATACATATCAATCGCTGTAACCTTGTATAGAAGTAGTCATATCATGCTGAACAATGCACGTCAGGACACCACCAATCGGCGACAAACGTCACAACGCAAACGACTTGCAATCATCTTTGTACTCATTACTGTATCCTTTGCCGTGCTGTGGATGCCCCACTTCATATATCGACTGTGGGTGCAGACGGAGTCCTTTCTTGGAAACGATCTGCCGCACAGCAAAAGCTTCGAGGAAATCGCCGCCATCTCCGCCCTGCTCAACGCGTCACTCGACCCCTACATCGTGTTTGCCATGAGTACAGTCTACCGAAAGAGTTTGTCGAAGTGTTGTCAAAAGCAGAGCGGCTACTGCTGTGAAAAGAGTGAAAATCACAACAGAAATAACCTGAACAGAAGTAGCAACTATCACAGGTCAAGTGTCaccattatgacgtcattgaaAGCGTCGCAGAGTGCTTTCCCGCCTTTGCGTCGTAATTCACCATCTACGACCACTACTGACACTGCCTTGTGA